A single region of the Pararhodospirillum photometricum DSM 122 genome encodes:
- a CDS encoding glycosyltransferase family 2 protein produces MHIVAVTRCKDEGDIIESFVRHTLHFVDEMVVLDNGSVDRSLEILRSLRAEGLPLHLFQHIDEVLALDLHSNWLFEIAVGHLKADWVLFLDTDEFIRIRTPNLAFRDWLNATPDNEQGINVLLENYHPLAEQLASGQANVVKRITHRWPSMPLIPKVFYRHCGGVRPTISAGQHYLKAEGGVLPCRNQADVVLSHFNARSPWQLARKAMIGWLRMEASGTDAKNTGIGASYRHMFELLKDSPDVFMVQVIDQRDDLVFDPLPYMGGDLQYTESANEMALFIQATSEFALRIANQHGQRVDSDPTVLQRLRARIADVSPLL; encoded by the coding sequence ATGCATATCGTCGCAGTAACCCGCTGTAAAGATGAAGGTGATATTATCGAGTCATTCGTTCGACATACATTGCACTTTGTTGATGAAATGGTTGTTCTTGACAATGGGTCCGTTGATCGGAGCCTTGAAATTCTACGATCATTGCGGGCTGAAGGCCTCCCACTACATCTTTTTCAGCACATTGACGAGGTGTTGGCCCTAGACCTGCATTCCAATTGGCTATTCGAAATTGCGGTCGGGCACCTCAAGGCTGACTGGGTTCTTTTCCTCGATACCGACGAGTTCATCCGCATCCGCACCCCGAACCTTGCGTTTCGCGACTGGCTCAACGCTACGCCAGACAATGAGCAGGGGATTAACGTCCTGTTGGAAAACTACCACCCACTAGCAGAGCAGTTAGCGTCGGGGCAGGCTAATGTTGTGAAACGGATCACACACCGATGGCCGTCCATGCCTCTCATCCCAAAGGTGTTTTACCGCCATTGCGGTGGGGTGCGGCCAACGATTTCAGCCGGACAGCATTACCTCAAGGCTGAGGGCGGTGTATTGCCGTGCCGCAATCAAGCGGATGTGGTTCTCTCGCACTTCAATGCCCGAAGCCCTTGGCAGTTGGCGCGCAAGGCCATGATAGGCTGGTTGCGGATGGAGGCAAGCGGCACAGACGCCAAAAACACAGGGATTGGGGCAAGCTACCGACATATGTTCGAACTGCTCAAGGACAGTCCTGATGTTTTCATGGTTCAGGTCATCGATCAGCGCGACGACTTGGTCTTCGATCCGTTACCCTACATGGGAGGGGATCTGCAATACACCGAATCCGCTAACGAAATGGCTCTGTTCATTCAGGCTACCAGCGAGTTTGCTCTGCGGATTGCCAACCAGCATGGCCAGCGTGTTGACAGCGATCCCACGGTGCTACAGCGCCTGCGGGCGCGTATCGCAGACGTGAGTCCTCTACTCTGA
- a CDS encoding IS5/IS1182 family transposase encodes MAVQIGFWDVERRLAELSAEGDPLETLSKTVDFELFRPVLERAVRRRSAPSKGGRPGFDAVLKFKMLVLQSLHGLALGRTTYLVRDRLSWMRFCGLGPGDAVPDANTLWDFREALITAGAFDDLFQRLDRAISEAGYLPMSGQIVDATLVSAPRQRNTEVEQRSCPIAWCNRVVAVFFPGGLAGVIRPP; translated from the coding sequence ATGGCGGTTCAGATTGGGTTCTGGGATGTCGAGCGTCGTCTGGCGGAACTTTCGGCGGAGGGCGATCCGCTGGAGACGCTGTCGAAGACGGTGGATTTCGAACTGTTCCGGCCGGTTCTGGAGCGTGCGGTCCGGCGACGGAGCGCGCCCTCGAAGGGCGGTCGGCCCGGCTTCGACGCGGTTTTGAAATTCAAAATGCTGGTCTTGCAGTCGCTGCACGGTCTGGCGCTGGGTCGGACGACGTATCTGGTGCGCGACCGGCTGAGCTGGATGCGGTTCTGCGGCCTGGGGCCGGGCGATGCGGTGCCGGATGCCAACACTCTGTGGGACTTCCGCGAAGCGCTGATCACGGCCGGTGCGTTTGACGATCTGTTCCAGCGGCTCGACCGGGCGATCAGCGAGGCGGGCTATCTGCCGATGTCGGGGCAGATCGTCGACGCGACGCTGGTGTCGGCGCCGCGCCAACGCAATACCGAGGTCGAACAGAGGTCGTGTCCCATTGCGTGGTGTAATAGGGTGGTCGCCGTTTTCTTTCCGGGAGGTTTGGCCGGAGTGATCAGGCCGCCGTGA